The DNA segment TCTGGGGGGAAGCGGTGGAGAATGTGGAAAAAGTTAAGGAATGTCCGCCAGATAGTTTACAGAATGCGTAGTTTCGAGCTTGATCAGATCTTTTTTTCGGAAGGAAGGCTTGCCGACATATCCGTCCAGGCGACCACCCGGTTCTTACCCTCTTTCTTCGCCTGATACAACGACCGATCCGCATTCTGAATGATTTCCTCGGCGGACTTGCCGTCATCCGGATAGCAGGCCAACCCGATACTGACGGTCAGATTCCCGGCCGGCAAAATCTCCTGGCGGTCGAATTCCGTCTCCTCGACGATCCGTCGAAGTCGCTCGGCGGCCTGCCTGCCTTCGGCCAGATTCGTCTCCGGCAGGATAAGCGAAAATTCTTCGCCTCCGTAACGGCAGACGGCGTCCGATAAGCGAGCATGATGTTTGAGAAGCCAGCCCAGGAACTTCAATGCTTCGTCACCCGCCGGATGCCCCAGTGAATCATTGTACGACTTGAAATCGTCAACATCAATCATTAACAGACAGAAAGCGCGCCCACTCCTTTTTGCTCGACTGACCTCGGTCTGTAGAAGCTGATGAAAATAGCGATGGTTGTAAAGCTCCGTCAATCCGTCGGTGAGAGATATCTTCTTATAGTATTCGACTTCCTGGGCCTGTCTCCTCAAAATCTTGCGTTCGATCGCCCTGGCCGCGATCAGCTTGATATGCTCGAGGTTGAACGGCTTTGTTATGAAATCGGTTGCG comes from the Candidatus Abyssobacteria bacterium SURF_5 genome and includes:
- a CDS encoding diguanylate cyclase, with protein sequence MLVRRKEPNQTVLFRNSTLYSQRNLQLMIESDWQSPPVLVVDDEQVMQDVMRDILSDCGYVVDVESNGEKALARLKETDYALIFADVRMPKMDGMEFLRRARHLIPDLDVIMMTGYATVDIAVEAMKLGATDFITKPFNLEHIKLIAARAIERKILRRQAQEVEYYKKISLTDGLTELYNHRYFHQLLQTEVSRAKRSGRAFCLLMIDVDDFKSYNDSLGHPAGDEALKFLGWLLKHHARLSDAVCRYGGEEFSLILPETNLAEGRQAAERLRRIVEETEFDRQEILPAGNLTVSIGLACYPDDGKSAEEIIQNADRSLYQAKKEGKNRVVAWTDMSASLPSEKKI